GACGGTCGAGGTTTATGGCAGCCACATGCCGCTCAACCAGGTCGCCTCGGTCAGCGCGCCCGAACCGCGCATGCTGTCGGTGCAGGTGTGGGACAAGTCGAACGTCGGCCCGGTCGACAAGGCGATCCGCTCGGCGGGCCTCGGGCTCAACCCGATCGTCGATGGCCAGACGCTGCGCCTGCCGATCCCCGAAATGACGCAGGAGCGCCGCAAGGAGCTGTCGAAGCTCGCTGGCCAATATGCCGAAAAGGCCCGCGTTGCGGTGCGCAACGTCCGCCGCGACGGCATGGACAATCTGAAGGCCGACGAGAATAAGAAGGAAATCAGCGAGGACGAGCGCAAGCGCGCCGAAACCGATGTCCAGAAGCTGACCGACGCAACGATCGCAGAACTCGACGCCGCCGCGACCGCCAAGGAAAAGGAAATCCTGGGCTAGTGCTTTTGGGCGCTAATCTCTCCTCCGCTCGTGTCGAGCGAAGTCGAGACACCCATCGGACTGGAGCCGGGCCGAGGGGCATCTCGACTTCGCTCGATGCGAACGGATTTTGAGGTTCTTCCTGTGAGTGTTTCGGATCACGGTGCGCGCCATGTCGCCATCATCATGGATGGCAACGGTCGCTGGGCGAAGAAGCGCCTGCTGCCCCGCGTCGCCGGTCACAAGGCGGGCGTCGAGGCGGTGCGCACGATCGTCCGCGCCGCCGGCGATCTCGGCATCGAGGCGATGACGCTCTATGCTTTCAGTTCCGAAAACTGGAAGCGGCCCGAAGAGGAAGTCAGCGACCTGATGGGGCTGATGAAGCGCTTCATCCTCTCCGACCTCGACGAATTCGCCGCCAATGACGTGAAGCTGAAAGTGATCGGCAATTGGCGCGCGCTCGCCCCCGATGTTGTCGCGCTGATCGACAATGCGCTCGAGCGCACGTCGGGCAACAAGCGCACGACACTGGCGGTGGCGCTCAATTACGGCGCGCAGGACGAACTGGTGCGCGCCGCGACCGCGGCAGCGGCGGAGGGGCTGATTACCGAGGATAGTATCGCCGCGCATCTCGACACCGCCGACATGCCACCGCTCGATCTGCTCATCCGCACGTCGGGCGAGGTCCGGCTGTCGAATTTCCTGCTCTGGCAGTCGGCCTACGCCGAACTTTACTTTACCGACACATTGTGGCCGGATTTCAAGCCCGCCGACCTGAAGGCGGCGCTCGACCAGTTTGCGCGGCGCGATCGTCGTTACGGGGGATTATGAGCATGGCATCTGGCAAATCGGACCTGTGGGTGCGGATCGGATCGGCGATCGTGATGTTCGCGATCGCGGGGACGGCGCTGTGGTTCGGTGGCATCGCCTTCGGCCTGCTGCTGCTGGTCGGCGGCGCGCTCGTGCTCGTCGAATGGTTCGCGCTCGTCCGCGTGATGGCGGTTCCCGGCGGGACGAAGAAGATATTGCTGCTGCTCGGTCCGCTGCTCGTCGCGGGATCGATGGCCGGGCTCTGGTATATTCGCGACCATCTGGGCGTCACGGCGGCGCTGTGGGTGTTCGGCATGGTATGGGCGACCGACATCGGTGCCTATTTCGCCGGCCGCGCCTTTGGCGGCGCGCGTCTTGCGCCGACGATCAGCCCGTCGAAGACCTGGTCGGGGCTGATCGGCGGCATGATCGCTGCGCTCGTCGCCAGCGCGACGATCGGCGACCGTGGCGGCATCATCGGCGTGCCGCTGTGGATCGGCTTGTTCATGGGGCTCGCCGCGCAGCTTGGCGATCTGGCGCAAAGCTGGATGAAGCGCCGCGCCGGGGTCAAGGATTCGGGCAAGCTGATTCCGGGCCATGGCGGTCTGTTCGACCGCGTCGACGGCCTGCTTCCGGTTGCGTTGATCCTCGGCGGCCTCGCTGTTGCGGGCCAGATCGCCGTGCGCGCGGCCGGCTGACATGGCGCGGCGCCTCTCGCTGTTCGGCGCCACCGGATCGGTCGGCCAATCGACCCTCGACCTTGTCCGGCGCGATGGCGAGGCGTGGCAGATCGGCGTGCTGACCGCGAACAGCGACGTCGCCGAGCTGGCAAAGCTGGCGAAGGAATTCCGGCCCGATGTCGCGGTGATCGCCGACGAGGCGCGCCATGCCGAGCTCCAGGAGGCGCTGGCCGGGACGGGGATCGAAGCGAGTGCCGGCGCCGAAGCGCTGGTCGAAGCGGCAAAGCGCCCCGCCGACCTTGTCATGGCGGCGATCGTCGGCTGCGCCGGCCTCGCGCCGACGATGGCGGCGATCGAGGCGGGCACCGATGTCGCGCTGGCGAATAAGGAGGCGCTCGTTTCGGCGGGCGAATTGATGACCGCGGCGGCGCGCGCCTCGGGTTCGACGCTGCTGCCGGTCGACAGCGAGCATAATGCGATCTTCCAGTGCCTTGCGGGCGGCAAGATCGATCAGGTCCGCCGGATCATCCTGACCGCGAGCGGCGGTCCGTTCCGCACCATGAGCGCCGCCGACATGGCGCGCGTCACGCCGGCGCAGGCGGTTGCGCATCCCAATTGGTCGATGGGCGCCAAGATCAGCGTCGATTCGGCAACGATGATGAACAAGGGCCTCGAACTCATCGAGGCTTATCATCTGTTCCCGGTCGGCCTCGACCGCATCGAGATTCTTGTCCACCCGCAGTCGGTGATCCACAGCCTCGTCGAATATATCGACTGCTCGACGCTGGCACAGCTTGGTTCGCCCGACATGCGCATCCCGATCGCGAGCGCTCTTGCCTGGCCGGAACGGATGGCGACGCCGTGCGCGCCGCTCGACCTAGCGACGATCTCGCGGCTCGATTTCGAGGCGCCCGACGAAATACGCTTCCCCGCGACCGCGCTGTGCCGCGCCGCGATCGCCGAGGGCGGCGCGCGCCCGGCGCAACTCAACGCCGCGAACGAGGTGGCGGTCGCCGCGTTCCTCGCCGGCCGCATTTCCTTTCCCGCCATCGTCGACACAGTGCGCCGGGTGATCGACGCCGAAGCGCCGCCGATGCCGGTATCGCTTCACGACATATTCAGCGTCGACGCCGCATCACGCGCGGCTGCGCAGCATTTTGTGGACCATTACGAACATGCTTGAAGCCCCCGGCATTCCTTTCACGATTCTGGCCTTCCTGCTGGTGCTCGGCCCGCTCGTCTTCGTGCACGAATATGGGCATTATATCGTCGGGCGCTGGTGCGGCGTGAAGGCCGATACCTTCTCGATCGGCTTCGGCCGCAAGATCCTCGCGTGGACCGACAAGCGCGGCACCGAATGGAAGATCGGCTGGCTGCCGCTTGGCGGCTATGTCCAGTTCGCGGGCGACCGCGAC
The Sphingopyxis macrogoltabida genome window above contains:
- a CDS encoding phosphatidate cytidylyltransferase codes for the protein MASGKSDLWVRIGSAIVMFAIAGTALWFGGIAFGLLLLVGGALVLVEWFALVRVMAVPGGTKKILLLLGPLLVAGSMAGLWYIRDHLGVTAALWVFGMVWATDIGAYFAGRAFGGARLAPTISPSKTWSGLIGGMIAALVASATIGDRGGIIGVPLWIGLFMGLAAQLGDLAQSWMKRRAGVKDSGKLIPGHGGLFDRVDGLLPVALILGGLAVAGQIAVRAAG
- a CDS encoding 1-deoxy-D-xylulose-5-phosphate reductoisomerase, producing MARRLSLFGATGSVGQSTLDLVRRDGEAWQIGVLTANSDVAELAKLAKEFRPDVAVIADEARHAELQEALAGTGIEASAGAEALVEAAKRPADLVMAAIVGCAGLAPTMAAIEAGTDVALANKEALVSAGELMTAAARASGSTLLPVDSEHNAIFQCLAGGKIDQVRRIILTASGGPFRTMSAADMARVTPAQAVAHPNWSMGAKISVDSATMMNKGLELIEAYHLFPVGLDRIEILVHPQSVIHSLVEYIDCSTLAQLGSPDMRIPIASALAWPERMATPCAPLDLATISRLDFEAPDEIRFPATALCRAAIAEGGARPAQLNAANEVAVAAFLAGRISFPAIVDTVRRVIDAEAPPMPVSLHDIFSVDAASRAAAQHFVDHYEHA
- the frr gene encoding ribosome recycling factor, producing MAKYDKADLERRMHGAVESLKHDLAGLRTGRAHTALLDPVTVEVYGSHMPLNQVASVSAPEPRMLSVQVWDKSNVGPVDKAIRSAGLGLNPIVDGQTLRLPIPEMTQERRKELSKLAGQYAEKARVAVRNVRRDGMDNLKADENKKEISEDERKRAETDVQKLTDATIAELDAAATAKEKEILG
- the uppS gene encoding polyprenyl diphosphate synthase, coding for MRTDFEVLPVSVSDHGARHVAIIMDGNGRWAKKRLLPRVAGHKAGVEAVRTIVRAAGDLGIEAMTLYAFSSENWKRPEEEVSDLMGLMKRFILSDLDEFAANDVKLKVIGNWRALAPDVVALIDNALERTSGNKRTTLAVALNYGAQDELVRAATAAAAEGLITEDSIAAHLDTADMPPLDLLIRTSGEVRLSNFLLWQSAYAELYFTDTLWPDFKPADLKAALDQFARRDRRYGGL